In Miscanthus floridulus cultivar M001 chromosome 5, ASM1932011v1, whole genome shotgun sequence, one genomic interval encodes:
- the LOC136452632 gene encoding uncharacterized protein — protein sequence MEDTGQAGPAENLPEPEPLSPAEEAEAEDEADDDDEFSFPVPPVAADACIVPVYPIFGRPPSPPPRGEVVAVVEEPGTATVRVPLGRLLLEEREFRVREQYGRSASARRAWQEDDDDDDASGGGGAGDEDLEGVPPESYCLWAPGGGGQSSAPASPRRCRKSGSTGSVLRWRRISDRLVGRSHSDGKEKFVFLTTAATAVPEPPRPSIKEEEEGGGGINKGGDAGSVAHQLRYYGRGGGGSRRRSYLPYKQELVGLFANVSGLRRSYHPF from the coding sequence ATGGAGGACACCGGCCAGGCAGGTCCCGCCGAGAACCTTCCGGAGCCTGAGCCTCTGTCGCCAGCCGAGGAGGCCGAGGCTGAGGACGAagcagacgacgacgacgagttcaGCTTCCCCGTCCCGCCGGTCGCCGCCGACGCGTGCATCGTTCCCGTGTACCCGATCTTCGGCCGGCCGCCGTCCCCGCCGCCGCGGGgggaggtggtggcggtggtggaggagccgGGGACGGCCACCGTGCGGGTGCCGCTGGGGCGGCTCCTGCTGGAGGAACGCGAGTTCCGCGTGCGGGAGCAGTACGGGCGATCGGCGAGTGCGCGGCGGGCGTggcaggaggacgacgacgacgacgacgcctccggcggcggcggcgccggggacGAGGACCTGGAGGGCGTGCCGCCGGAGAGCTACTGCCTGTGGGCACCCGGCGGCGGCGGGCAGTCGTCGGCGCCCGCGTCGCCGCGCCGGTGCCGGAAGAGCGGCTCCACGGGCTCCGTCCTCCGCTGGCGCCGCATCAGCGACCGCCTCGTCGGCCGCAGCCACAGCGACGGCAAGGAGAAGTTCGTCTTcctcaccaccgccgccaccgccgttccGGAGCCGCCTCGTCCTAGtatcaaggaagaggaggaaggaggcggcggcatcAACAAAGGCGGCGACGCAGGCAGCGTGGCCCATCAATTGAGATATTACGGCAGAGGAGGCGGCGGCAGCCGGAGGCGTTCGTATCTGCCGTACAAGCAAGAACTCGTCGGGCTGTTCGCCAACGTCAGTGGGTTGCGCCGGAGCTATCACCCGTTCTAA